In Candidatus Methylomirabilota bacterium, the sequence GGCTCGACCGCAATCCGCGCCGCATCGCCATGGCGCGGGCCGCGGCGGGCAAGCTCGGCCTCTCGAATGTCCGCTACGAGGTCGGCGACGTCATGGACTTCCGCGGCGGCGAGACATTCGACGCGGCCTACATGCTCGACATCGTCCACCACATCCCGGAGGAGGCGGTGCGCCCGCTGCTCGAGCAGGTCGCCAAGATCCTGCCGCCGGGCGGACGGCTCCTCATCAAGGACGTGGATCGCCGGCCCTTCTACAAGCGCTGGTTTACCCACCTCCTCGACAAGGTCATGGACCCGGGCACGCCGGTGCGCTACTGGGACGGCGAGGAGCTGGCGGGCCTGCTCCGGGAGGTCGGCTTCAACGTCCGCCGCCACCTGATGGTGGACATCCTGCCGTACCCGCACATCCTCTATGTCTGCGAGCGACGGCCGTGACGCCGACGCTCCTGCTCGCCGAGGGGCTGACCGCGGGCTACGGCAAGATGCCCATCCTCCACGACGTCACGCTCGAGGTGCGCGTGGGCGAGATGGTCAGCGTGATCGGCCCCAACGGCGCGGGCAAGTCCACCGCCTTCAAGACCATGGTGGGCTTCGTGCACGCGACGAGCGGGCGGGTCCTGTTCGACGGCCAGGACATCACGGGCCTCCGTCCCGACCAGGTCCTGCCGCGCGGGCTCGCCTATGTCCCGCAGGGGCGCATCGTCTTCCCGCAGATGACCGTCCTCGAGAACCTCGAGATGGGCGCCTATATCGAGCGCGACGGCGCCAGGATCCGGGAGAGCCTCGAGCGCGTCTACGCGCTCTTCCCGGTCCTGAGCCAGCGGCGGGCGCAGAAGGCCGGCACGCTCTCGGGCGGCGAGCAGCAGATGGTCGCCATCGGCCGCGCCCTGATGTCGCGGCCGAAACTTCTGCTGATGGACGAGCCTTCCGCCGGACTGGCCCCGCTGGTCGTCCAGCAGGTCTTCG encodes:
- a CDS encoding class I SAM-dependent methyltransferase; the encoded protein is MRSEPVLNVIRAYEDKIVRGYCWGRFWILRQRFLDEIGQYLPERGRVLDLGCGFGLFSLYYASVHPGLRLEGLDRNPRRIAMARAAAGKLGLSNVRYEVGDVMDFRGGETFDAAYMLDIVHHIPEEAVRPLLEQVAKILPPGGRLLIKDVDRRPFYKRWFTHLLDKVMDPGTPVRYWDGEELAGLLREVGFNVRRHLMVDILPYPHILYVCERRP
- a CDS encoding ABC transporter ATP-binding protein; amino-acid sequence: MTPTLLLAEGLTAGYGKMPILHDVTLEVRVGEMVSVIGPNGAGKSTAFKTMVGFVHATSGRVLFDGQDITGLRPDQVLPRGLAYVPQGRIVFPQMTVLENLEMGAYIERDGARIRESLERVYALFPVLSQRRAQKAGTLSGGEQQMVAIGRALMSRPKLLLMDEPSAGLAPLVVQQVF